A DNA window from Strix aluco isolate bStrAlu1 chromosome 6, bStrAlu1.hap1, whole genome shotgun sequence contains the following coding sequences:
- the CTDSP1 gene encoding carboxy-terminal domain RNA polymerase II polypeptide A small phosphatase 1: MEHQSIIAQVSREEGSAPLQEKGTQAPAKKPRSRSILQSLFCCLCRDEGEPCAGTTSAPLLVEENGALPKAAVKHLLPEIKPQDASKLCVVIDLDETLVHSSFKPVNNADFIIPVEIDGIMHQVYVLKRPHVDEFLQRMGELFECVLFTASLAKYADPVADLLDKWGAFRARLFRESCVFHRGNYVKDLSRLGRDLRRIIIVDNSPASYIFHPDNAVPVASWFDNMADTELLDLLPFFERLSKVEDVYAVLKKQRTNS, encoded by the exons aTGGAGCACCAGTCCATCATCGCCCAGGTtagcagggaggaggggagcgcCCCGCTGCAGGAGAAAG gtaCCCAGGCCCCTGCCAAGAAGCCGCGGAGCCGCAGCATCCTCCAGTCCCTCTTCTGCTGCCTGTGCCGTGATGAGGGGGAGCCCTGTGCCGGCACCACCAGCGCCCCGCTGCTGGTGGAGGAGAACGGGGCCCTGCCCAAG GCTGCCGTCAAACACCTCCTGCCTGAGATCAAGCCGCAGGACGCCAGCAAGCTGTGCGTGGTCATCGACCTGGACGAGACGCTGGTGCACAGCTCCTTCAAG CCGGTGAACAACGCCGACTTCATCATTCCCGTGGAAATCGATGGCATCATGCACCAG GTGTACGTGCTGAAGCGGCCGCATGTGGACGAGTTCCTGCAGCGCATGGGCGAGCTCTTCGAGTGTGTGCTCTTCACCGCCAGCCTGGCCAAG TACGCGGACCCCGTAGCCGACCTGCTGGATAAATGGGGGGCTTTCCGGGCACGGCTTTTCCGGGAATCCTGCGTCTTCCACCGCGGCAACTACGTGAAGGACCTGAGCCGCCTGGGCCGCGACCTGCGCCGCATCATCATCGTGGACAACTCGCCCGCATCCTACATCTTCCACCCCGATAACGCC GTGCCGGTGGCCTCCTGGTTCGATAACATGGCGGACACGGAGCTGCTGGACCTGCTGCCCTTCTTCGAGAGGCTCAGCAAGGTGGAGGACGTGTACGCAGTGCTCAAGAAGCAGCGGACTAACAGCTAG
- the VIL1 gene encoding villin-1 isoform X1: MVELSTKVSRTLNKTTPGLQIWRIENMEMVPVPTKSYGNFYEGDCYILLSTRKTGSNFSYNIHYWLGKESSQDEQGAAAIYTTQIDDHLGTVAVQHREVQGHESDTFRAYFKQGLIYKKGGVASGMKHVETNTYNVRRLLHVKGKKNVVAGEVEMSWKSFNRGDVFLLDLGQLIIQWNGPESNRNERLKAMTLAKDIRDRERGGRANVGVVDGEDEGASPELMKVLTDVLGEKRDIKAATPDDKVDQKLKSSLKLYHVSNASGNLVIREVAIRPLTQDMLLHEDCYILDQGGLKIFVWKGKNANKEEKQQAMSRALGFIKAKNYPTSTSVETENDGSESTIFRQLFQKWTVPNQTTGLGKTHTVGKVAKVEQVKFDATTLHAKPQMAAQQKMVDDGSGEVEVWRVENQELVPVEKRWLGHFYGGDCYLVLYTYFVGPKVNRIIYLWQGRQASTDELAASAYQTVILDQKYNNEPVQIRVTMGKEPAHLMAIFKGKMVVYAGGTSREGSKEPTPSTRLFHVHGTNEYNTKAFEVPVRASSLNSNDVFVLKTPSCCYLWYGKGCSGDEREMGKTVADIISKTEKPVIAEGQEPPEFWLALGGKSQYANSKRLQEENPSVSPRLFECSNKTGTFLATEIVDFTQDDLEEDDIYLLDTWDQVFFWIGKGANESEKEAAAVMAQEYLRSHPSGRDLDTPIIVVKQGHEPPTFTGWFLAWDPLNWADKKSYEALRAELGDEKSLRQLTSALTAKQEVFTTTTTLLPDKLETFPLNVLVNTSAEDLPQGVDPTRKEYHLSDQDFQAVFGMSRSTFGNLPLWKQQKLKKDKGLF, translated from the exons ATGGTGGAGCTCAGCACCAAAGTCAGCAGGACGCTCAACAAGACCACGCCGGGCCTCCAGATATGGCGAATTGAG AACATGGAAATGGTGCCAGTTCCCACCAAAAGCTACGGCAACTTCTACGAGGGGGATTGCTACATCCTGCTGTCG ACACGCAAGACTGGGAGCAACTTCAGCTACAACATCCACTACTGGCTGGGCAAGGAGTCGAGCCAAGACGAGCAGGGGGCGGCCGCCATCTACACCACCCAGATAGAtgaccacctgggcacagtgGCTGTGCAGCACCGTGAGGTCCAGGGCCACGAGAGTGACACCTTCCGTGCCTACTTCAAGCAGGGACTCAT CTATAAGAAGGGTGGGGTGGCCTCGGGCATGAAGCACGTGGAGACAAACACCTACAACGTCCGACGCCTGCTGCATGTGAAGGGCAAGAAGAATGTGGTGGCAGGAGAA GTGGAGATGAGCTGGAAAAGCTTCAACCGGGGAGATGTGTTCCTGCTGGACCTGGGCCAGCTCATCATCCAGTGGAATGGCCCGGAGAGCAACCGGAACGAGAGGCTGAAG GCGATGACCCTGGCCAAGGACATCCGGGACCGGGAGCGCGGGGGCCGTGCCAACGTGGGCGTAGTGGACGGTGAGGATGAGGGTGCCTCGCCGGAACTCATGAAGGTCCTCACAGATGTGCTGGGTGAGAAGAGGGACATCAAGGCAGCCACCCCTGATGACAAAGTGGACCAGAAACTCAAGTCCTCCCTCAAGCTCTACCA CGTCTCCAATGCCAGCGGGAACCTGGTCATACGGGAGGTGGCAATTCGACCCCTGACTCAAGACATGCTCCTGCATGAG GACTGCTACATCCTTGATCAAGGAGGTCTTAAGATCTTTGTGTGGAAGGGCAAGAACGCCAAcaaggaggaaaagcagcaggcGATGAGCAGGGCACTG GGCTTCATCAAAGCTAAGAACTACCCAACCAGCACCAGCGTGGAGACAGAGAATGATGGGTCTGAGTCGACCATCTTCAGGCAGCTTTTCCAAAAATGGACTGTCCCCAACCAGACCACCGGGTTGGGCAAGACCCACACCGTGGGCAAAGTGG CCAAGGTGGAACAGGTGAAGTTTGATGCCACAACGCTGCATGCCAAGCCCCAGATGGCCGCCCAGCAGAAGATGGTGGATGATGGATCTGGGGAGGTGGAG gtCTGGCGCGTGGAGAATCAGGAGCTGGTGCCTGTGGAGAAGAGGTGGCTGGGCCATTTCTATGGCGGGGACTGCTACCTGGTGCTCTACACCTATTTCGTGGGGCCCAAGGTGAACCGCATCATCTACCTCTGGCAG GGCCGCCAAGCCAGCACGGATGAGCTGGCTGCCTCCGCCTACCAAACTGTCATCCTGGACCAGAAGTACAACAACGAACCTGTGCAGATCCGCGTCACCATGGGCAAGGAGCCGGCCCACCTGATGGCCATCTTCAAGGGCAAGATGGTGGTGTATGCG GGTGGCACCTCGCGGGAGGGCAGCAAGGAGCCCACACCCTCCACCCGCCTCTTCCACGTGCACGGCACCAATGAGTACAACACCAAGGCATTCGAGGTGCCCGTCCGTGCCTCCTCCCTCAACTCCAATGATGTCTTCGTGCTCAAGACCCCCAGCTGTTGCTACCTCTGGTATGGGAAG GGCTGCAGTGGGGATGAGCGTGAGATGGGCAAGACGGTGGCTGACATCATCTCCAAGACAGAGAAGCCAGTGATCGCAGAGGGACAGGAGCCACCTGAGTTCTGGCTGGCTCTGGGGGGCAAGTCCCAGTATGCCAACAGCAAGAG GTTGCAGGAGGAGaacccctctgtgtccccccgACTCTTTGAGTGCTCCAACAAGACAGGCACCTTCTTGGCCACGGAGATTGTAGACTTCACCCAGGATGACCTGGAGGAGGATGACATTTACCTGCTGGACACCTGGGACCAG GTTTTCTTCTGGATTGGGAAAGGCGCCAATGAATCGGAGAAGGAGGCGGCGGCAGTGATGGCACAGGAGTATCTGCGGAGCCACCCCAGCGGGCGTGACCTTGACACCCCCATCATCGTGGTGAAGCAGGGCCACGAGCCCCCTACCTTCACCGGCTGGTTCCTGGCCTGGGACCCTCTCAACTGGGCC GATAAGAAATCCTATGAGGCGCTGAGAGCTGAGCTGGGGGATGAGAAGAGCCTCAGGCAGCTCACCTCA GCGCTCACAGCCAAGCAAGAGgtcttcaccaccaccaccaccctcctcccCGACAAACTGGAGACCTTCCCCCTGAACGTGCTGGTGAATACCTCGGCTGAGGACCTGCCGCAGGGTGTGGACCCCACCAGGAAGGAG tACCACCTCTCCGACCAGGACTTCCAGGCTGTCTTTGGCATGAGCCGCTCCACCTTCGGCAACCTGCCGTTGTGGAAACAACAGAAACTCAAGAAGGACAAAGGACTCTTCTAG
- the VIL1 gene encoding villin-1 isoform X2 — protein sequence MSWKSFNRGDVFLLDLGQLIIQWNGPESNRNERLKAMTLAKDIRDRERGGRANVGVVDGEDEGASPELMKVLTDVLGEKRDIKAATPDDKVDQKLKSSLKLYHVSNASGNLVIREVAIRPLTQDMLLHEDCYILDQGGLKIFVWKGKNANKEEKQQAMSRALGFIKAKNYPTSTSVETENDGSESTIFRQLFQKWTVPNQTTGLGKTHTVGKVAKVEQVKFDATTLHAKPQMAAQQKMVDDGSGEVEVWRVENQELVPVEKRWLGHFYGGDCYLVLYTYFVGPKVNRIIYLWQGRQASTDELAASAYQTVILDQKYNNEPVQIRVTMGKEPAHLMAIFKGKMVVYAGGTSREGSKEPTPSTRLFHVHGTNEYNTKAFEVPVRASSLNSNDVFVLKTPSCCYLWYGKGCSGDEREMGKTVADIISKTEKPVIAEGQEPPEFWLALGGKSQYANSKRLQEENPSVSPRLFECSNKTGTFLATEIVDFTQDDLEEDDIYLLDTWDQVFFWIGKGANESEKEAAAVMAQEYLRSHPSGRDLDTPIIVVKQGHEPPTFTGWFLAWDPLNWADKKSYEALRAELGDEKSLRQLTSALTAKQEVFTTTTTLLPDKLETFPLNVLVNTSAEDLPQGVDPTRKEYHLSDQDFQAVFGMSRSTFGNLPLWKQQKLKKDKGLF from the exons ATGAGCTGGAAAAGCTTCAACCGGGGAGATGTGTTCCTGCTGGACCTGGGCCAGCTCATCATCCAGTGGAATGGCCCGGAGAGCAACCGGAACGAGAGGCTGAAG GCGATGACCCTGGCCAAGGACATCCGGGACCGGGAGCGCGGGGGCCGTGCCAACGTGGGCGTAGTGGACGGTGAGGATGAGGGTGCCTCGCCGGAACTCATGAAGGTCCTCACAGATGTGCTGGGTGAGAAGAGGGACATCAAGGCAGCCACCCCTGATGACAAAGTGGACCAGAAACTCAAGTCCTCCCTCAAGCTCTACCA CGTCTCCAATGCCAGCGGGAACCTGGTCATACGGGAGGTGGCAATTCGACCCCTGACTCAAGACATGCTCCTGCATGAG GACTGCTACATCCTTGATCAAGGAGGTCTTAAGATCTTTGTGTGGAAGGGCAAGAACGCCAAcaaggaggaaaagcagcaggcGATGAGCAGGGCACTG GGCTTCATCAAAGCTAAGAACTACCCAACCAGCACCAGCGTGGAGACAGAGAATGATGGGTCTGAGTCGACCATCTTCAGGCAGCTTTTCCAAAAATGGACTGTCCCCAACCAGACCACCGGGTTGGGCAAGACCCACACCGTGGGCAAAGTGG CCAAGGTGGAACAGGTGAAGTTTGATGCCACAACGCTGCATGCCAAGCCCCAGATGGCCGCCCAGCAGAAGATGGTGGATGATGGATCTGGGGAGGTGGAG gtCTGGCGCGTGGAGAATCAGGAGCTGGTGCCTGTGGAGAAGAGGTGGCTGGGCCATTTCTATGGCGGGGACTGCTACCTGGTGCTCTACACCTATTTCGTGGGGCCCAAGGTGAACCGCATCATCTACCTCTGGCAG GGCCGCCAAGCCAGCACGGATGAGCTGGCTGCCTCCGCCTACCAAACTGTCATCCTGGACCAGAAGTACAACAACGAACCTGTGCAGATCCGCGTCACCATGGGCAAGGAGCCGGCCCACCTGATGGCCATCTTCAAGGGCAAGATGGTGGTGTATGCG GGTGGCACCTCGCGGGAGGGCAGCAAGGAGCCCACACCCTCCACCCGCCTCTTCCACGTGCACGGCACCAATGAGTACAACACCAAGGCATTCGAGGTGCCCGTCCGTGCCTCCTCCCTCAACTCCAATGATGTCTTCGTGCTCAAGACCCCCAGCTGTTGCTACCTCTGGTATGGGAAG GGCTGCAGTGGGGATGAGCGTGAGATGGGCAAGACGGTGGCTGACATCATCTCCAAGACAGAGAAGCCAGTGATCGCAGAGGGACAGGAGCCACCTGAGTTCTGGCTGGCTCTGGGGGGCAAGTCCCAGTATGCCAACAGCAAGAG GTTGCAGGAGGAGaacccctctgtgtccccccgACTCTTTGAGTGCTCCAACAAGACAGGCACCTTCTTGGCCACGGAGATTGTAGACTTCACCCAGGATGACCTGGAGGAGGATGACATTTACCTGCTGGACACCTGGGACCAG GTTTTCTTCTGGATTGGGAAAGGCGCCAATGAATCGGAGAAGGAGGCGGCGGCAGTGATGGCACAGGAGTATCTGCGGAGCCACCCCAGCGGGCGTGACCTTGACACCCCCATCATCGTGGTGAAGCAGGGCCACGAGCCCCCTACCTTCACCGGCTGGTTCCTGGCCTGGGACCCTCTCAACTGGGCC GATAAGAAATCCTATGAGGCGCTGAGAGCTGAGCTGGGGGATGAGAAGAGCCTCAGGCAGCTCACCTCA GCGCTCACAGCCAAGCAAGAGgtcttcaccaccaccaccaccctcctcccCGACAAACTGGAGACCTTCCCCCTGAACGTGCTGGTGAATACCTCGGCTGAGGACCTGCCGCAGGGTGTGGACCCCACCAGGAAGGAG tACCACCTCTCCGACCAGGACTTCCAGGCTGTCTTTGGCATGAGCCGCTCCACCTTCGGCAACCTGCCGTTGTGGAAACAACAGAAACTCAAGAAGGACAAAGGACTCTTCTAG